In one window of Primulina tabacum isolate GXHZ01 chromosome 8, ASM2559414v2, whole genome shotgun sequence DNA:
- the LOC142553052 gene encoding uncharacterized protein LOC142553052: MFVSRFYRLGSYAVQRLVKAPVFRRPSVLPAIHHQYLQTQCGNGYQRDELFSTAAATLDSDEGNETEQKITVTFVDKDGEETNIKVPVGMSMLEAAHENDLDLEGACEASLACSTCHVIVMDMSQYNKIPDPTDEENDMLDLAFGLTETSRLGCQIIAAPELDGIRLAIPSATRNFAVDGYKPKPH; the protein is encoded by the exons ATGTTCGTTTCCAGGTTTTATAGGCTAGGATCCTATGCAGTCCAGAGATTGGTAAAAG CTCCGGTTTTTAGAAGGCCTTCTGTTCTGCCTGCGATTCATCATCAATATTTACAAACTCAG TGTGGGAATGGGTACCAGAGAGATGAATTATTTAGCACTGCAGCAGCTACACTGGATTCCGATGAAGGAAATGAAACAGAGCAAAA GATAACCGTAACATTTGTTGACAAGGATGGAGAAGAGACGAATATTAAGGTCCCAGTTGGAATGTCCATGCTGGAAGCTGCTCACGAGAATGATTTAGATCTTGAAG GTGCATGTGAAGCATCACTTGCCTGTTCCACTTGTCATGTGATTGTGATG GACATGAGCCAGTACAACAAAATACCTGATCCAACGGATGAGGAAAATGACATGCTGGATCTCGCCTTTGGCCTAACTGAAAC TTCTCGTTTGGGTTGCCAGATAATTGCGGCGCCAGAGTTGGATGGAATTCGCTTAGCCATTCCTTCTGCCACTCGGAACTTTGCTGTTGATGGGTATAAACCTAAACCACATTAA
- the LOC142553051 gene encoding origin of replication complex subunit 5 translates to MSEVERPRINRRTTRSSSSSTPNSKSAVEASKTSNDTQNLSINDLVYDNEPIAFDELIDPFPGRRSQINDLVNHLGPLNSPMIPLFVYGGPSRGKTSIMLQIFRFLNRPFIYSSCITCYNPRILFESVLNQVSLHRKHVGNGYSSAKRCEKPSDFVNLLREGLATLLESLKGKVSKSGDKKSLSRVNGRMIYLIFDNLELVREWDKSTITLSLLFNLSDILKMAEVGVIFISNTSLDTYQSDTGYVEPFPVYIPGFTEDDLRQIFMRNQANPKLYSSFLDMVLKPFCRITRQVDELATVFSPLFKKYCEPLDDLGAVLNEDTKRKLFSHLQPSISLYLNEAFNITSQPLMKTSDNKERTWRKGITKKFGDESLDEIDFHMSASAKYLLISAFIASRNPATLDAALFDSTGGSDNHKRKRKSSEKSKEQKETKEQELLDKGPGTFPLERLLAIFQCITSVGEYSPGYELQSGDFGGEYSGSRFMSDIVLQLSSLCGANFITKGGTCPLEGSIRYRSTVSEDLALKVARSLKFPLSKYLYRR, encoded by the exons ATGAGTGAAGTGGAACGTCCCCGAATCAACCGAAGAACCACGAGATCGTCGTCTTCTTCCACCCCGAATTCAAAATCTGCAGTAGAGGCTTCTAAAACGAGTAATGACACACAGAATTTGTCTATAAATGACCTTGTGTACGATAATGAACCAATAGCTTTTGACGAGTTAATTGATCCATTTCCTGGAAGACGTTCGCAGATCAATGACTTGGTTAATCATTTGGGACCTTTGAATTCCCCGATGATCCCATTATTTGTATATGGAGGTCCTTCAAGGGGAAAAACAAGTATCATGCTTCAGATATTTAGGTTCTTGAACCGTCCATTTATATATTCTAGCTGCATCACCTGTTACAATCCTAGAATACTGTTTGAATCCGTCTTGAACCAGGTTTCTCTTCATAGGAAGCATGTGGGCAATGGTTATTCGAGCGCAAAGCGATGTGAAAAACCATCTGATTTTGTTAATCTGTTGCGTGAAGGTTTGGCTACTCTTCTGGAGAGTCTTAAAGGAAAAGTGAGCAAGTCTGGCGATAAAAAGTCGTTATCCCGGGTTAATGGGAGGATGATTTACTTGATATTTGATAATTTAGAGCTTGTTAGAGAGTGGGATAAGAGTACAATCACATTATCCTTGCTATTTAATTTGTCTGATATCCTCAAAATGGCCGAGGTGGGTGTAATTTTTATTAGTAATACCTCCCTTGATACGTATCAATCAGACACAGGTTATGTTGAGCCCTTTCCTGTTTATATTCCTGGATTCACAGAAGATGATTTACGCCAGATTTTCATGAGAAACCAAGCAAATCCCAAGTTATATTCCTCTTTTCTGGA TATGGTGTTGAAGCCTTTCTGTAGAATTACCAGACAAGTTGACGAATTGGCTACCGTCTTTTCACCTTTATTTAAGAAATACTGTGAACCTCTTGATGATTTGGGAGCTGTTCTGAATGAAGATACGAAGAGGAAATTATTTAGTCATCTTCAACCATCTATCTCACTATACTTGAATGAGGCGTTTAACATTACTTCTCAACCTTTGATGAAAACCTCAGACAACAAGGAGAGGACTTGGAGGAAGGGCATTACGAAGAAGTTTGGTGATGAATCTTTAGATGAGATCGACTTCCACATGTCTGCTTCTGCCAAATATCTTCTTATTTCTGCATTTATTGCTTCAAGAAATCCAGCAACGCTTGATGCTGCACTTTTTGATTCAACTGGAGGATCTGACAATCATAAAAGAAAGAGAAA GAGCTCTGAAAAATCAAAGGAGCAGAAGGAAACTAAAGAACAAGAACTACTCGATAAAGGACCTGGAACTTTCCCCCTTGAAAGGTTGTTGGCCATATTTCAGTGTATAACATCTGTTGGGGAGTATTCACCCGGTTATGAACTGCAAAGTGGTGACTTTGGAGGTGAATATAGTGGTAGCAGGTTCATGTCCGACATTGTTTTGCAACTATCTAGTTTATGCGGTGCCAATTTTATTACTAAAGGAGGAACCTGTCCATTGGAAGGCTCCATTCGGTATCGATCGACAGTCTCTGAAGATTTGGCTTTGAAG GTAGCAAGGAGTCTGAAGTTTCCACTGTCAAAATACTTGTATAGAAGATAA